A genome region from Thermococcus gorgonarius includes the following:
- the udp gene encoding uridine phosphorylase: MGEKFISAERPQTEEGYQYHIACKPGDVARYVLLPGDPDRVPKISSLWDEAREIAFHREYRTHTGKYKGVPISVTSTGIGGPSTAIAVEELAAIGADTFIRVGSTGAIQPGIEIGDLIIAKAAVRLEGTSKQYVRVEYPAVADLEVTMALIEAAENLGVRYHIGITASTDSFYLGQGRPGLNGYFPSFARNILDDLRQARVTNFEMEAATLYTLANIYGLRAGCVCAVFANRITNEFGKAGEKEAALVASEAVKILHEWDEEKERKGKKIWFPGLRG; the protein is encoded by the coding sequence ATGGGAGAGAAGTTCATCTCCGCCGAGAGGCCTCAAACAGAGGAGGGCTACCAGTACCACATAGCCTGCAAGCCGGGCGATGTCGCGCGCTACGTTCTCCTTCCCGGAGATCCTGATAGAGTCCCGAAGATAAGCTCGCTCTGGGACGAGGCGAGGGAGATAGCGTTCCACCGCGAGTACAGGACACACACCGGGAAGTATAAGGGCGTCCCAATAAGCGTAACCTCAACGGGTATAGGTGGACCATCCACGGCCATAGCGGTTGAAGAACTAGCCGCGATAGGGGCAGACACCTTCATCCGCGTTGGCTCGACCGGTGCGATACAGCCCGGGATAGAGATAGGGGACTTAATCATTGCCAAGGCGGCGGTAAGGCTCGAGGGAACTTCAAAGCAGTACGTTAGGGTTGAGTACCCGGCAGTCGCTGATTTAGAGGTCACGATGGCTTTAATTGAAGCGGCCGAGAATCTGGGCGTCAGGTACCACATAGGCATAACCGCCTCGACGGACAGCTTCTATCTCGGGCAGGGAAGGCCCGGTTTAAACGGCTACTTCCCAAGTTTCGCGAGGAACATCCTCGACGACCTCAGGCAGGCGAGGGTTACTAACTTCGAAATGGAGGCGGCGACGCTCTACACGTTAGCCAACATCTACGGCCTTAGAGCAGGCTGTGTTTGTGCTGTCTTCGCCAACAGGATCACCAACGAGTTCGGCAAGGCGGGAGAAAAGGAAGCTGCCTTGGTGGCGAGCGAGGCAGTGAAGATACTCCACGAGTGGGACGAGGAGAAAGAAAGGAAAGGCAAAAAAATATGGTTCCCTGGGCTGAGGGGTTGA
- a CDS encoding NfeD family protein: protein MKMRVRTLVGLILLVSLLVLPSATVSADRTRVVYVATFEGVITSYSVDQFSRYIEIAESNHAEALIIELDTPGGRGDAMQEIIQRIKESRVPVIIYVYPPGAIAASAGTYIALGSHLIAMAPGTSIGACEPILGYSSNGSIVKAPEKIRNFYIAYIKSLAQASGRNETAAELFITEDLSLTPEEALKSHVIEVVADDLDDLLQKANGMTTKIPVAGRGKVTLNFTDVRVVRIGPSLKDEVVRYISDPTVAYVLINIGILGLIFGFLTPGWHVPETVGAILLVLGVIGLGYFGYNSAGLLLVGLSIIFFIAEALTPTFGLFTVAGVVTMVIGGILLFGGGNEYLIQSSTFSTLRIVIITIALLLGLFFAFGVAAIIRDRKKKAQTGREEMIGETGKVVQDLSPEGMVKIRGELWKAVSRNGETIKAGEVVEVVDMKGLTLIVEKVEEKEVP from the coding sequence ATGAAAATGCGAGTGAGAACATTGGTTGGTCTCATCCTCCTGGTTTCCCTTTTAGTCCTCCCCTCAGCTACCGTTTCAGCCGACCGGACCAGGGTGGTTTACGTTGCCACCTTCGAGGGGGTAATCACCAGCTATTCCGTTGATCAGTTTTCACGGTACATTGAGATCGCAGAGTCCAATCACGCCGAAGCCCTGATAATAGAGCTCGACACCCCCGGCGGAAGGGGAGATGCAATGCAGGAGATAATCCAGCGGATAAAGGAGTCACGGGTTCCGGTTATCATCTACGTCTATCCCCCGGGAGCAATAGCGGCATCGGCCGGTACGTACATAGCCCTTGGCTCCCATCTAATAGCCATGGCGCCCGGAACAAGTATAGGCGCCTGCGAGCCGATACTTGGCTATTCTTCAAACGGGAGCATTGTGAAGGCCCCCGAGAAGATCAGGAACTTCTACATAGCCTACATCAAAAGCCTGGCCCAGGCAAGCGGGAGGAACGAAACCGCGGCTGAGCTCTTCATTACGGAGGATTTAAGTCTCACGCCCGAGGAAGCCCTGAAGAGCCATGTTATAGAGGTTGTGGCGGATGACCTCGATGATCTCCTTCAGAAGGCTAACGGAATGACGACCAAGATTCCCGTCGCCGGAAGAGGCAAAGTAACCCTGAACTTCACAGATGTTCGGGTTGTGAGGATTGGTCCGTCACTTAAAGACGAGGTAGTCAGATACATATCCGATCCGACCGTAGCGTACGTGCTGATAAACATTGGAATCCTTGGACTGATATTTGGATTTCTAACTCCTGGCTGGCATGTTCCCGAGACAGTGGGGGCAATACTTCTAGTTCTTGGCGTTATAGGCCTGGGTTACTTTGGATACAACAGCGCGGGTCTGCTACTCGTTGGGCTCTCGATAATCTTCTTCATAGCCGAGGCACTGACGCCGACCTTTGGCCTCTTTACCGTTGCGGGGGTAGTAACCATGGTAATCGGCGGAATTCTCCTCTTTGGAGGTGGAAACGAGTACCTGATACAGAGTTCAACGTTTTCGACTCTGAGAATAGTCATTATAACAATAGCCCTGCTTCTGGGCCTGTTCTTCGCCTTTGGTGTTGCGGCGATAATCCGAGACAGGAAAAAGAAAGCCCAGACCGGCAGAGAGGAAATGATAGGGGAAACCGGAAAGGTCGTTCAGGACCTCAGCCCGGAGGGAATGGTGAAGATAAGGGGCGAGCTCTGGAAGGCAGTGAGCAGGAACGGGGAAACGATAAAGGCCGGAGAAGTCGTCGAGGTTGTTGATATGAAGGGTCTAACTCTTATTGTTGAGAAAGTTGAAGAAAAGGAGGTGCCGTGA
- a CDS encoding nucleotidyltransferase family protein, with protein sequence MQVSRVRTLRDVQRILRVHKEELREKYGVKRIGIFGSYSRGEQREDSDVDILVEFEKPIGLIDFIRLQEYLEGLLGVKVDLVTRGALKKRIKERILREVKYV encoded by the coding sequence ATGCAGGTTTCCCGAGTGAGAACCCTTAGGGACGTCCAAAGGATACTCCGCGTGCATAAGGAGGAGCTTAGGGAAAAATACGGAGTTAAGAGAATTGGGATTTTTGGCTCTTATTCTCGAGGAGAGCAAAGGGAAGACAGCGACGTTGACATCCTCGTCGAGTTTGAGAAGCCGATAGGACTCATAGACTTTATACGGCTCCAGGAGTACCTTGAAGGTCTCCTTGGGGTTAAAGTTGACCTTGTGACCAGAGGGGCGCTCAAAAAGAGAATCAAGGAGAGAATTCTCCGTGAGGTGAAGTACGTATGA
- the lrpA gene encoding HTH-type transcriptional regulator LrpA, whose amino-acid sequence MLDERDKIIIEMLTKDARTPFTEIAKVLGISETAVRKRVRALEEAGIIKQYTIVVDPSKLGYNLVSITGVDTLPEKIFEVAQKLKEFEFVKSVYLTSGDHMIMAEIWAKDGEDLSDIISNKIGKIDGVTKVCPAIILERLK is encoded by the coding sequence GTGCTGGATGAGAGAGATAAGATCATCATCGAAATGTTGACCAAAGACGCCAGGACACCGTTTACCGAGATAGCCAAGGTTCTGGGCATAAGCGAGACCGCCGTGAGGAAACGCGTCAGGGCCCTTGAAGAGGCAGGAATCATAAAGCAGTACACAATAGTCGTGGATCCCTCCAAGTTGGGCTACAACTTGGTTAGCATAACCGGGGTCGATACTCTCCCGGAGAAGATCTTTGAAGTGGCCCAGAAGCTCAAGGAGTTTGAGTTCGTGAAGTCCGTCTACCTCACGAGTGGGGACCACATGATAATGGCGGAGATATGGGCGAAGGACGGCGAGGACCTCTCTGACATAATCTCAAACAAAATCGGGAAGATCGACGGAGTTACAAAGGTCTGCCCGGCGATAATCCTGGAGAGGCTCAAGTGA
- the rlmD gene encoding 23S rRNA (uracil(1939)-C(5))-methyltransferase RlmD has protein sequence MPFEIEIKSLSDEGLGVGFLGRKKVYVPFSAPGDLVRVYKTRRKKRKILAEEFEFLRRSDLVVDPTCPYAGKCGGCLLQHLPYDEQMRFKEAKLRRLLGMDIKVIPSPKIFGHRNRIDVVISTSGIGFRRYGTWWDAVDIDHCPVFGDSSKRVLSSLREFIEDHEVTLYEIQKNEGFLRYIVLREGKFTGELMVNLVTSPGELSEEFPDYFDYADSIYWSINRTPSDVSYGEIEKFWGEEYIKEKLGDVIYLIHPNSFFQTNSYQAVNLVEVVSGFSEGERILDLYSGVGTFGVYLAKRGFKVEGIEINPFAVEMARRNTELNGVEADFKVGSDRDVESLSRYDTVVVDPPRAGLHPKLVGRILKDEPENLIYVSCNPKTLARDLDELLKKYSVLDVVGLDMFPHTPHVEVVVKLGLNRNQ, from the coding sequence ATGCCGTTTGAAATCGAGATCAAAAGCCTGAGTGACGAAGGCCTTGGGGTTGGCTTTCTGGGCAGGAAGAAGGTTTACGTCCCTTTTTCTGCTCCGGGCGATCTGGTTAGGGTTTATAAAACACGAAGAAAGAAAAGAAAAATCCTGGCAGAAGAATTCGAGTTTTTAAGGCGATCAGATCTGGTCGTTGATCCAACGTGCCCCTACGCGGGAAAATGCGGAGGCTGCCTTCTCCAGCACCTCCCCTACGATGAACAAATGCGCTTTAAAGAGGCAAAACTTAGACGGCTTCTTGGGATGGATATTAAAGTTATCCCTTCTCCAAAAATTTTTGGCCACAGAAACAGGATTGACGTTGTCATTTCGACAAGCGGTATTGGGTTCAGACGTTATGGAACCTGGTGGGATGCGGTGGACATAGACCACTGCCCCGTGTTCGGTGACTCCTCCAAGAGGGTTCTCTCTTCTTTGAGGGAGTTTATTGAGGATCACGAGGTTACCCTTTATGAAATCCAGAAAAACGAAGGTTTCCTTCGCTACATTGTTCTCCGGGAAGGTAAGTTTACTGGGGAACTCATGGTGAACTTAGTTACATCACCTGGAGAACTGTCGGAGGAGTTTCCCGACTACTTTGACTACGCTGACTCCATATACTGGAGCATCAATAGAACGCCGAGTGATGTCTCCTACGGAGAGATCGAAAAGTTCTGGGGGGAGGAGTACATAAAAGAAAAACTCGGGGACGTGATCTACTTAATCCATCCAAACAGCTTTTTCCAGACGAACAGCTATCAGGCTGTCAATCTCGTTGAGGTGGTAAGCGGATTCTCTGAAGGCGAGCGGATTCTCGATCTTTACTCGGGTGTGGGCACCTTCGGTGTTTATCTCGCCAAGCGGGGCTTTAAAGTTGAAGGAATTGAGATCAACCCCTTCGCGGTGGAGATGGCCAGAAGGAATACGGAACTCAACGGTGTTGAAGCGGACTTTAAAGTTGGCTCCGACCGCGATGTGGAGAGTCTCTCTCGTTACGACACCGTTGTTGTGGATCCGCCCCGGGCGGGGCTTCATCCCAAGCTCGTTGGGAGAATTCTAAAGGACGAACCCGAAAACCTTATCTATGTTTCCTGTAATCCGAAGACGCTCGCCAGGGATCTCGACGAGCTCTTGAAAAAATACTCCGTATTGGATGTCGTGGGGCTTGACATGTTCCCCCACACTCCCCACGTGGAAGTCGTCGTTAAGTTAGGTTTGAATCGGAACCAATAA
- a CDS encoding pyridoxal-phosphate dependent enzyme — translation MLRCTRCGKTYPETFRLRCDCGGTLLVEREVYDFFGNLMPYFDARRYVQFLPVSGSLLPPPVPAITPVVELEVESVNALFKLDYLQPSGSFKDRGTWVTVAKLMEEGINEVVLDSSGNAALSMALYSLPAGITVHTFVSYGALPEKLALLQRLGAVIHFVDGDRMAVHERAVEFAEKTGLTYVSHWLNPYFLEGTKTAAFEVYEQVGVPDYVLVPTGSGTLFLGLWKGFTELKRMGEITDLPRLVAVQATGYESLCNRSPLKNKLADGIAIPEPPRLDEMKRALKETNGLCVSVTWEETEEAWEWLKRAGFLVEPTSAVVLAALWKLVETGEIPDGSKVLLPLTGSGLKLTEGI, via the coding sequence ATGCTCAGGTGTACGCGGTGTGGTAAGACCTATCCCGAGACATTCAGGCTGAGGTGCGACTGCGGTGGAACCCTGCTGGTGGAGAGGGAGGTCTATGACTTCTTCGGCAACCTCATGCCGTACTTCGACGCCAGAAGATACGTTCAGTTTCTTCCCGTTAGCGGGAGCCTTCTGCCCCCTCCGGTTCCGGCCATAACACCGGTTGTAGAGCTTGAGGTCGAATCTGTTAATGCCCTCTTCAAACTCGACTACCTTCAGCCGAGTGGCTCTTTCAAGGACAGGGGGACGTGGGTAACCGTGGCAAAGCTCATGGAGGAGGGGATAAACGAGGTTGTCCTCGACAGCTCTGGAAATGCCGCCTTGAGTATGGCCCTCTACTCCCTTCCAGCTGGGATTACGGTTCATACGTTTGTTTCTTACGGTGCCCTTCCCGAAAAGCTTGCCCTCCTTCAGAGGCTCGGGGCGGTTATCCACTTCGTAGACGGCGACAGAATGGCCGTTCACGAGAGGGCAGTTGAGTTTGCCGAGAAAACTGGGCTAACCTATGTTTCCCACTGGCTCAACCCCTACTTTCTTGAGGGAACCAAGACGGCCGCCTTTGAGGTTTACGAGCAGGTTGGAGTCCCAGACTACGTTTTGGTCCCAACTGGTTCTGGGACACTGTTCCTCGGCCTCTGGAAGGGTTTCACGGAGCTCAAGAGGATGGGAGAAATAACGGATCTCCCGAGGCTTGTTGCGGTTCAAGCAACTGGCTACGAGAGCTTATGTAATCGCTCGCCCTTAAAGAACAAACTCGCCGACGGAATAGCGATTCCAGAGCCTCCGCGCCTTGACGAGATGAAGCGAGCCCTAAAAGAGACTAACGGCCTCTGCGTGAGCGTTACCTGGGAGGAGACTGAGGAGGCTTGGGAATGGCTGAAGAGAGCAGGCTTTCTCGTTGAGCCCACCTCTGCTGTTGTTCTTGCCGCCCTGTGGAAGCTGGTCGAGACCGGTGAAATCCCTGATGGTTCGAAGGTTCTGCTCCCCCTCACAGGCTCGGGCCTCAAGCTGACCGAAGGGATTTAA
- a CDS encoding MinD/ParA family ATP-binding protein, which yields MPGIIITGRGGAGKTTIASNLGVYFTREEGLDTVVIDGDLFLPKLAFHFGIYNPVVNLHSILKDPKANPFSAVYRDPKTGVYIVPGSSNIYDVLHLDPRNMARVVSEYRRRYNMTIVDSPVGIPFDTLSTFNLVEYQLIVLELERSPIYSFKRMLENELIKLKALGEEFGLKVGVVINKVREARGDLDEVMDFIEDVVKVPVLGIISFDSNVPLASNYGTPVLAKFPRTQASRDLLELGENLATWTLGKKHHKKSKWSEYGHSIMEIIHRVIHWS from the coding sequence ATGCCAGGCATCATCATCACCGGAAGGGGAGGGGCGGGGAAAACAACAATAGCCAGCAACCTTGGTGTGTATTTTACCCGAGAAGAGGGACTGGACACCGTTGTTATCGACGGTGATCTGTTCTTACCCAAGCTTGCATTCCATTTTGGGATATACAACCCGGTGGTGAACCTGCACTCGATTCTCAAAGACCCGAAGGCAAACCCCTTCAGCGCCGTTTACAGGGATCCAAAGACGGGAGTCTACATAGTTCCGGGAAGCTCCAACATATACGACGTGCTCCATCTAGACCCGAGGAACATGGCCAGGGTAGTTTCCGAATATCGAAGGAGATACAACATGACAATAGTGGATTCCCCGGTTGGGATACCCTTCGACACACTATCGACGTTCAACCTTGTGGAATACCAGCTGATAGTTTTAGAGCTGGAGAGGTCACCGATATACAGCTTCAAGAGAATGCTGGAAAACGAGCTCATAAAGCTGAAAGCCCTGGGGGAAGAGTTCGGCCTGAAAGTGGGCGTTGTCATCAACAAGGTCCGAGAAGCCAGGGGAGATCTTGACGAGGTCATGGATTTCATTGAGGACGTTGTTAAGGTACCCGTTCTGGGTATTATATCCTTTGACAGCAATGTTCCCCTAGCTTCGAACTACGGAACACCGGTTCTTGCAAAGTTCCCCCGAACTCAAGCTTCTAGGGATCTTCTGGAACTCGGAGAAAACCTGGCCACATGGACTCTCGGGAAAAAGCATCACAAAAAGTCAAAATGGAGCGAATACGGGCACTCGATCATGGAGATCATCCACAGGGTCATTCACTGGAGTTAA
- a CDS encoding slipin family protein: MAGVGSLILGIVLLFVLIFLASAIKIVKEYERAVIFRLGRVVGARGPGLFFIIPIFEKAYIVDLRTRVLDVPVQETITKDNVPVKVNAVVYFRVVDPVKAVTQVANYIMATSQIAQTTLRSVIGQAHLDELLSEREKLNMELQKIIDEATDPWGIKVSTVEIKDVELPAGMQRAMARQAEAERERRARITLAEAERQAAEKLREAAEIISEHPMALQLRTLQTISDVANDKSNVIVLPLPMEMLKLFKSFADAGEAVKKVLEEKKASE, encoded by the coding sequence ATGGCGGGTGTAGGAAGTTTGATTTTGGGAATTGTTTTGCTTTTTGTTTTGATTTTCCTTGCAAGTGCCATAAAGATCGTGAAGGAGTACGAGAGGGCAGTGATATTCAGGCTCGGTAGGGTCGTTGGTGCAAGGGGACCGGGACTGTTCTTCATCATCCCGATATTCGAAAAGGCCTACATAGTCGATTTGAGAACCAGGGTTCTCGACGTCCCGGTTCAGGAAACCATAACCAAGGACAACGTGCCCGTTAAGGTGAACGCCGTCGTTTACTTCCGCGTTGTCGATCCGGTCAAGGCCGTAACCCAGGTGGCCAACTACATAATGGCAACCAGCCAGATAGCCCAGACAACGCTGAGGAGTGTCATAGGCCAGGCCCACCTTGATGAACTCCTAAGCGAGAGGGAGAAGCTCAACATGGAGCTCCAGAAGATCATAGACGAGGCAACCGATCCCTGGGGAATAAAGGTCTCCACGGTGGAGATAAAGGACGTTGAACTTCCGGCGGGAATGCAGAGGGCAATGGCAAGGCAGGCAGAGGCCGAGCGTGAGAGGAGAGCGAGGATAACCCTGGCTGAGGCAGAGAGACAGGCCGCCGAGAAGCTCAGGGAGGCGGCTGAGATCATAAGCGAGCACCCGATGGCACTCCAGCTGAGAACGCTCCAGACCATAAGCGACGTCGCGAACGACAAGAGCAACGTCATAGTACTGCCACTCCCGATGGAGATGCTCAAGCTCTTCAAGAGTTTTGCCGATGCCGGCGAGGCTGTAAAGAAAGTCCTAGAAGAGAAAAAGGCCTCCGAGTGA
- a CDS encoding MEMO1 family protein, with the protein MGVRYPAVAGSFYPADEELVEMLERFFRDLGEEGSERKITAGVAPHAGYVFSGYTASRTYKAIFEDGLPETFVVLGPNHTGLGSPIAVYPEGEWLTPLGSIEIDAEMAKAIARLSGIADLDEMAHTYEHSIEVQVPFIQYLAEKAGKDVKIVPITLGIQDEEVAKDLGRAIFEASKELGRDVVVIASTDFTHYGPVYGYVPFRARADELPHRIKEWDFQVIRHILDFDVDGMFNEIRKLDHTMCGPGGVGTAIVYSRLAGAVEAELLHYTTSFEVSRSTDAVVGYASIVMRK; encoded by the coding sequence ATGGGTGTTAGATACCCTGCCGTCGCTGGGAGCTTCTATCCCGCTGACGAGGAACTGGTAGAGATGCTTGAGAGGTTCTTCAGGGATCTCGGTGAGGAGGGGAGCGAGAGGAAAATCACGGCTGGCGTTGCACCGCACGCTGGCTACGTCTTCTCGGGGTACACAGCGAGCAGAACCTACAAGGCAATCTTTGAAGACGGTCTGCCAGAAACCTTCGTGGTACTCGGGCCGAACCACACCGGGTTGGGCTCACCAATAGCGGTCTATCCAGAGGGTGAGTGGCTAACTCCCCTTGGAAGCATTGAGATCGATGCGGAGATGGCGAAGGCGATAGCTAGACTCTCTGGAATAGCAGATCTCGACGAGATGGCGCACACCTACGAGCACTCCATAGAAGTGCAGGTGCCGTTCATCCAGTATCTGGCCGAGAAGGCCGGAAAGGACGTCAAAATCGTTCCCATAACCCTCGGAATTCAGGACGAGGAAGTGGCCAAAGATCTCGGCAGGGCCATCTTTGAAGCCTCTAAGGAGCTCGGAAGGGACGTTGTGGTCATAGCGAGCACCGACTTTACCCACTACGGCCCCGTTTACGGCTATGTACCGTTTAGGGCCAGGGCTGATGAGCTTCCCCACAGGATAAAGGAGTGGGACTTTCAGGTAATAAGGCACATCCTCGACTTCGACGTCGATGGGATGTTCAATGAGATCAGAAAGCTCGACCACACGATGTGCGGGCCCGGTGGTGTCGGAACCGCGATAGTCTACTCCCGCCTGGCTGGAGCGGTTGAAGCCGAGCTTTTACACTACACGACCAGCTTTGAGGTGAGCCGCTCGACTGATGCGGTGGTTGGCTACGCGAGCATCGTGATGAGGAAGTGA
- a CDS encoding isopentenyl phosphate kinase, with the protein MIIVKVGGSVFSDKKGKPENFDVETVRDIAREIANFYPREDFIVVHGGGSFGHPEAKKYGIRDGLPEDWESASLKRIGFTLTHQAMLRANAKFIEAFVAENLPAFSVSTSSVFITENGEVAYGDVEVIQRLVDLKFIPVLFGDVSIDLAKGIDILSGDQIITYLAKMLEPEKVIFLMDVDGIYDGKPGEGELIQNLSKDEIDALLERLHCSAAGTDVTGGICNKLREAKKIAEHSEVWFVNGKVPGRLSGAIRGDGFGTRLRG; encoded by the coding sequence ATGATAATCGTCAAGGTCGGTGGAAGCGTCTTCAGCGACAAGAAGGGGAAGCCGGAGAACTTCGATGTGGAGACGGTGAGAGATATTGCGAGGGAGATAGCGAACTTTTATCCCAGAGAGGACTTTATCGTAGTTCACGGCGGAGGGAGCTTCGGGCACCCGGAGGCGAAAAAATACGGCATAAGAGATGGCCTGCCCGAGGACTGGGAGTCAGCAAGCCTCAAAAGGATCGGCTTTACTCTAACCCACCAGGCGATGCTTAGGGCCAACGCTAAGTTCATAGAGGCCTTCGTTGCAGAGAACCTGCCCGCCTTCTCGGTATCTACCTCCTCCGTCTTCATAACCGAAAACGGGGAAGTGGCCTACGGCGACGTTGAGGTCATCCAAAGGCTCGTCGACCTGAAGTTCATCCCGGTTCTCTTTGGCGACGTCTCCATCGACCTGGCGAAGGGAATAGACATCCTCTCTGGCGACCAGATCATCACCTACCTCGCCAAGATGCTTGAGCCGGAGAAGGTGATCTTCCTCATGGACGTCGACGGGATCTACGACGGAAAGCCCGGAGAGGGGGAGTTAATTCAGAACCTCTCGAAGGACGAGATTGACGCCCTGCTCGAGAGGCTCCACTGCTCCGCCGCCGGAACCGACGTCACCGGCGGAATCTGCAACAAGCTCCGTGAGGCAAAAAAGATAGCCGAGCACTCCGAGGTCTGGTTCGTGAACGGGAAAGTTCCCGGAAGACTGAGCGGGGCGATAAGGGGGGACGGCTTCGGGACGAGGCTGAGGGGGTGA
- a CDS encoding HepT-like ribonuclease domain-containing protein: MRDPLLYVEDILEAIEKIKRYTEGMEFEDFEDEKTVDAVICNLEIIGEAVKNLPEEFKEMHPDVPWKEIAGMRDRLIHAYFGVDLSIVWYTIKNDLDDIEFRLKSILEGQR; encoded by the coding sequence ATGAGAGACCCTCTTTTGTACGTTGAAGATATCTTGGAAGCCATCGAAAAAATAAAGCGCTACACTGAAGGCATGGAATTTGAGGATTTTGAGGACGAGAAGACGGTGGATGCTGTTATATGCAACCTTGAAATCATTGGGGAGGCCGTTAAGAACCTTCCGGAGGAATTTAAAGAAATGCACCCGGATGTGCCCTGGAAGGAAATCGCTGGAATGAGGGACAGACTGATTCATGCGTACTTTGGGGTTGATCTCTCAATAGTCTGGTACACAATCAAGAACGACCTCGATGATATTGAATTTCGCTTAAAAAGTATTCTGGAGGGTCAAAGATGA
- the pyrE gene encoding orotate phosphoribosyltransferase: MSERERLIEKMFEAKAVLFGRFVLASGKESNYYINVKKVVTDPEALKLIARLMAKKAESEGIEFDRVAGPELGAVPIATALSLETGKPLVIVRKKPKGYGTNSQIEGEVREGERILLVEDVTTTGGSVLKAAKVLESLGAKIAAISVVVDREEGAEENIRGNGYRFLPVLRVSELLNFNSSE, translated from the coding sequence ATGAGCGAAAGGGAGAGGCTTATCGAGAAGATGTTCGAGGCGAAGGCCGTTCTCTTCGGCCGCTTTGTTCTGGCTTCAGGAAAGGAAAGCAACTACTACATCAACGTCAAGAAGGTAGTCACCGATCCTGAGGCACTGAAGCTCATAGCCCGCCTGATGGCCAAAAAAGCTGAGTCGGAAGGGATCGAGTTCGACAGAGTGGCCGGTCCCGAACTCGGTGCGGTGCCAATAGCGACCGCCTTATCCCTTGAAACCGGAAAGCCCCTCGTTATAGTCAGAAAGAAGCCCAAAGGGTATGGAACCAACAGTCAGATCGAGGGGGAAGTAAGAGAGGGAGAAAGGATCCTGCTCGTCGAGGACGTTACAACGACCGGGGGGAGTGTTCTGAAGGCAGCCAAGGTTCTCGAGTCTCTTGGAGCTAAGATAGCTGCCATATCAGTTGTCGTTGACCGCGAGGAAGGGGCAGAGGAGAACATAAGAGGGAACGGCTACAGGTTCCTGCCCGTTCTCAGGGTATCAGAGCTGCTGAACTTTAACTCCAGTGAATGA
- a CDS encoding mevalonate kinase, whose protein sequence is MRVLASAPAKIILFGEHSVVYGKPAIAAAINLRTYVRAEFNDSGRIKIEAHDIKTPGLIVSFSENEIYFESDYGKAAEVLSYVRQAIELVQEEADKNGRGITVSITSQIPVGAGLGSSAAVAVATIGAVSKLLGLELTNEEIGKLGHRVELLVQGASSGIDPTVSAIGGIIHYEKGKFEHLPFMELPIVVGYTGSSGSTKELVAMVRRTYEEMPEIVEPILTSMGKVVEKARETLLSELEEGQKLARLGRLMNINHGLLDALGVSTKKLSELVYAARTAGALGAKITGAGGGGCMYALAPERQSEVATAITIAGGTPMITEISREGLRIEEVLP, encoded by the coding sequence ATGAGGGTTCTAGCTTCGGCTCCCGCTAAAATTATCCTCTTCGGTGAGCACAGCGTGGTTTACGGAAAGCCAGCAATAGCGGCCGCCATAAACCTCCGAACGTATGTCAGAGCCGAGTTCAACGACTCTGGAAGGATAAAAATAGAGGCCCACGACATAAAGACGCCCGGTTTGATAGTTTCCTTCTCCGAGAACGAGATATACTTCGAGAGCGACTACGGAAAGGCCGCTGAGGTTCTCAGCTACGTCAGGCAGGCGATAGAGCTCGTCCAAGAAGAGGCAGATAAAAATGGCAGAGGTATAACCGTCTCGATTACCTCCCAGATTCCGGTTGGAGCTGGACTTGGAAGCTCGGCCGCCGTTGCTGTTGCCACAATTGGGGCGGTTTCAAAGCTCCTCGGCCTTGAACTCACCAACGAGGAGATAGGAAAGCTCGGTCACCGCGTTGAGCTCCTGGTTCAAGGTGCCTCAAGCGGCATAGACCCGACGGTTTCTGCCATAGGGGGAATAATCCACTACGAGAAAGGTAAATTCGAGCACCTTCCCTTCATGGAACTGCCGATAGTCGTCGGCTACACAGGTTCGAGCGGCTCAACCAAAGAGCTGGTGGCGATGGTGAGGAGAACCTACGAGGAGATGCCTGAGATAGTCGAACCAATCCTGACTTCGATGGGCAAAGTTGTGGAGAAGGCGAGGGAGACCCTTTTGTCGGAGCTTGAAGAGGGGCAGAAGCTCGCCCGCCTCGGTAGGCTCATGAACATCAACCACGGCCTTTTAGATGCCCTTGGCGTCTCCACCAAGAAGCTGAGCGAGCTGGTCTATGCAGCTAGAACCGCTGGAGCTCTGGGGGCAAAGATAACGGGAGCTGGAGGAGGTGGCTGTATGTACGCTCTGGCCCCGGAGAGGCAGAGTGAAGTTGCCACAGCTATAACGATAGCCGGTGGGACGCCGATGATAACCGAGATAAGCCGCGAAGGGCTTCGCATTGAGGAGGTTCTACCATGA